A window from Phaeocystidibacter marisrubri encodes these proteins:
- a CDS encoding toxin-antitoxin system YwqK family antitoxin: protein MKSTLFSLGLLFSWLLSAQPVDTSHVDTNLVFPVFHGWIFRGTCGPAYRYCNGSLCNGEVVDSFENGIEKHRAYYEEGQIVGESSNYYSNGQLASRGSFHNNRRIGEWFTYYESGALKSKKLYWKYELVPLRSELYYENGQLESLEIADSAGFFTFGIAYSQAGDTLELFTPFDSQHSVYKSSQFNESGQLMEVQYFEYLENSMRRVGIWREYDIHGNLLSEKEYPSDFHLDW from the coding sequence ATGAAATCAACCCTCTTTTCATTGGGACTTTTATTTAGCTGGCTGCTCAGTGCACAACCGGTAGACACCAGTCATGTTGATACCAATTTGGTTTTCCCAGTATTTCACGGTTGGATTTTTAGAGGAACCTGTGGACCTGCTTATCGTTATTGCAACGGAAGTCTCTGCAATGGAGAAGTGGTAGACTCGTTTGAAAACGGTATTGAAAAACACCGTGCTTATTACGAAGAAGGACAAATTGTTGGGGAAAGCTCTAATTATTATTCAAATGGTCAACTTGCCTCTAGAGGTAGCTTTCACAATAATCGAAGAATAGGAGAGTGGTTCACTTATTATGAATCTGGAGCACTAAAGAGTAAGAAGCTTTATTGGAAATATGAACTCGTTCCTTTGAGAAGTGAGCTCTACTATGAAAATGGTCAGTTAGAGTCTTTGGAGATCGCAGATAGTGCAGGTTTCTTCACGTTCGGCATTGCTTACAGCCAAGCTGGAGATACCCTCGAACTATTCACCCCATTTGATTCTCAACACTCCGTTTACAAGTCCTCTCAATTTAATGAATCGGGACAACTAATGGAAGTTCAATATTTTGAATATTTAGAAAATTCTATGCGAAGAGTTGGAATCTGGCGCGAATACGACATTCATGGAAACCTCCTTTCCGAAAAGGAATATCCAAGTGATTTTCATTTAGATTGGTAA
- a CDS encoding cation diffusion facilitator family transporter yields MSTRSTKLLRFAFWLNISFATMELVGGLLIGSLAILSDAFHDFGDSISLGLAWFFQRLSQKKSDDKFSFGYARFSTLGALINSVVLIGGSAFLIYNAITHFEGHQMPMTGWMMGIAILGVVVNGVAFKTLHAGTSLNEKTAALHLLEDVMGWVAVLFGAIVMYFTEWAWIDPALSLGIALWIGVNATRQFIKTSKVFLQQVPSDIDMDEVVVKLQSDQRVAEVHNVRIWSLDGADHVVSMHVVLNYDAHLSEVDIIRQDLKDVLKDLGLNEVTLQFESPLFKDRSLGH; encoded by the coding sequence ATGTCAACTCGAAGCACCAAGTTATTGAGGTTTGCATTCTGGCTAAACATCAGTTTTGCTACGATGGAATTGGTGGGTGGACTCCTCATTGGATCTTTGGCCATTTTGAGTGATGCTTTTCACGATTTTGGAGATTCTATTTCCTTGGGACTCGCTTGGTTTTTCCAACGACTGTCACAGAAGAAAAGCGACGATAAATTCTCCTTTGGGTACGCTCGGTTTTCCACACTCGGCGCATTGATCAACAGTGTGGTATTAATTGGCGGTAGTGCTTTTCTAATTTACAATGCCATCACTCATTTTGAGGGCCATCAAATGCCGATGACTGGTTGGATGATGGGCATTGCCATTTTGGGTGTGGTGGTGAATGGTGTGGCCTTTAAAACCCTTCACGCTGGAACTTCTCTCAATGAAAAGACAGCGGCATTGCACTTATTGGAAGATGTGATGGGTTGGGTGGCTGTTTTATTCGGAGCCATCGTTATGTATTTTACTGAATGGGCATGGATTGATCCAGCTCTTTCATTGGGTATAGCCCTGTGGATTGGGGTGAATGCTACTCGTCAATTCATCAAGACTTCAAAGGTGTTTTTACAACAAGTACCTTCAGATATAGATATGGATGAAGTTGTTGTGAAGTTGCAATCCGATCAAAGAGTTGCAGAAGTTCACAATGTTAGAATATGGTCACTGGACGGTGCGGATCATGTGGTGAGCATGCATGTTGTATTGAACTATGATGCACATCTATCAGAAGTGGATATCATTCGACAAGATCTAAAAGATGTACTCAAAGATTTAGGGTTGAATGAAGTGACTCTTCAATTCGAATCTCCTTTGTTTAAAGACCGTTCATTGGGTCACTGA
- the katG gene encoding catalase/peroxidase HPI: protein MRNVLLAIVASSALLAGCSGTEEQHTESKSGGGCPLGFGGHSTGATLANEGPTNSDWWPNQLDLSVLRQNSELSDPMGESFSYSEAFNSLDYNALKEDIRGVLTDSQDWWPADFGHYGPFFIRMAWHSAGTYRTADGRGGSREGQQRFAPLNSWPDNANLDKARRLLWPVKQKYGRKISWADLMILAGNVAMEDMGFKTIGFAGGRVDVWEPASNVYWGAESEWLEDNMRYDDQRELERPLAAVQMGLIYVNPEGPGGKPDPVAAAADIRATFGRMGMNDEETVALIAGGHSFGKSHGAAPGAHLGAAPEGAPIEAQGFGWESDYKSGKGPDAITSGLEVTWTPTPAQWSHMFFVSLFNNEWELVESPGGGHQWEAKENPVFQVPDAFGGAPRNPTMFTTDLSLREDTGFAKISRRFMENPAEFEKAFARAWFKLTHRDMGPSTTYLGPEIPKEEFIWQDPIPALNHKVVGAREIAALKQQILNSGLSTQELVSTAWASAATYRESDRRGGANGARIRLEPQVSWESNNPEQLAKVLTKLEAIQNDFNNSHSEMKVSIADLIVLAGSAAIENAAKKAGHDVTVPFTPGRMDATQDQTDVESFRMLEPMADGFRNYEGADYTLTTEQLLVDKAQLLGLTPPEMTILVGGMRALGANYDGSNLGILTPTPGQLNNRFFVNLLDMSTQWRAADDSRKLFEGVDRSSGEVKWTASRADLIFGSNSELRALAEVYASSDAEEKFVKDFVSAWVKVMEADRFDLH, encoded by the coding sequence ATGAGAAACGTACTACTAGCTATCGTAGCATCTAGCGCACTTTTAGCTGGCTGCAGTGGGACAGAAGAACAGCACACTGAAAGCAAATCAGGAGGAGGTTGTCCATTGGGTTTTGGTGGTCATTCTACTGGAGCCACTTTGGCAAATGAAGGTCCAACCAACAGCGACTGGTGGCCCAACCAACTCGATTTAAGTGTACTTCGCCAGAATTCTGAACTCTCAGACCCCATGGGAGAATCATTCAGCTATTCGGAAGCCTTCAACAGCCTAGACTACAATGCCTTAAAAGAAGACATTCGCGGAGTGTTGACCGATTCTCAAGATTGGTGGCCCGCAGACTTTGGTCATTACGGTCCTTTCTTCATCCGCATGGCGTGGCACAGCGCTGGCACATACAGAACGGCTGACGGAAGAGGAGGATCACGCGAGGGTCAGCAGCGATTTGCCCCGCTTAACTCCTGGCCAGACAATGCCAACCTAGATAAAGCACGACGCCTTCTGTGGCCCGTGAAGCAAAAGTACGGTCGTAAAATCTCTTGGGCCGACCTTATGATCTTGGCCGGAAACGTAGCCATGGAGGACATGGGTTTCAAAACCATTGGATTTGCTGGAGGTCGCGTTGATGTTTGGGAGCCCGCGAGCAACGTTTATTGGGGTGCCGAAAGTGAATGGTTGGAAGACAATATGCGATACGATGACCAACGCGAACTGGAGCGACCACTAGCCGCCGTTCAGATGGGACTCATTTACGTGAATCCAGAAGGTCCGGGAGGCAAACCAGACCCAGTGGCAGCAGCAGCAGACATCCGTGCAACTTTTGGACGTATGGGCATGAATGATGAAGAAACGGTTGCGCTTATTGCGGGCGGACATAGTTTCGGTAAATCTCACGGTGCAGCTCCTGGCGCTCACCTCGGCGCAGCTCCCGAAGGAGCGCCTATTGAAGCACAAGGCTTCGGTTGGGAAAGCGACTATAAATCTGGTAAAGGACCCGACGCTATTACTTCTGGACTAGAAGTAACATGGACACCTACCCCAGCTCAATGGAGTCACATGTTCTTTGTGAGCCTGTTCAACAATGAATGGGAATTGGTTGAAAGTCCGGGTGGAGGTCACCAATGGGAGGCAAAAGAAAACCCTGTTTTCCAAGTTCCAGATGCCTTTGGAGGCGCACCTAGAAACCCAACCATGTTTACCACCGATTTATCGTTGAGAGAGGACACAGGGTTTGCAAAAATCTCTCGTCGATTCATGGAGAATCCAGCGGAATTTGAAAAAGCCTTTGCCCGCGCATGGTTCAAACTTACACACCGCGATATGGGTCCGAGTACCACTTACCTAGGACCTGAAATTCCAAAAGAAGAATTTATTTGGCAAGATCCTATTCCAGCGTTGAACCACAAGGTTGTAGGAGCTCGTGAAATTGCCGCGCTAAAACAGCAAATTTTAAACTCAGGTCTCAGCACTCAGGAACTGGTATCTACTGCCTGGGCTTCTGCCGCTACATACCGCGAATCTGACCGAAGAGGAGGTGCCAATGGTGCCCGCATTCGACTAGAACCCCAAGTGAGTTGGGAAAGCAATAATCCAGAACAACTCGCCAAAGTACTGACCAAACTAGAAGCGATTCAAAACGACTTCAACAACAGCCATAGCGAAATGAAGGTGTCTATAGCCGACCTCATTGTACTTGCAGGGTCTGCCGCTATAGAAAATGCCGCGAAAAAGGCCGGTCATGATGTTACTGTTCCTTTCACACCCGGAAGAATGGATGCCACTCAAGATCAAACCGACGTTGAGTCTTTCCGCATGCTAGAGCCTATGGCTGATGGATTCCGCAATTACGAAGGTGCGGACTATACGTTAACCACTGAGCAATTGCTGGTAGACAAGGCACAACTGTTGGGCCTTACCCCTCCAGAAATGACCATATTGGTGGGAGGCATGCGCGCACTTGGAGCCAACTACGACGGTTCTAATCTCGGTATTCTAACCCCTACTCCAGGGCAATTGAACAATCGTTTCTTCGTGAATCTCCTCGATATGTCCACTCAGTGGAGAGCTGCAGATGATTCTCGCAAGTTGTTTGAAGGAGTGGACCGTTCAAGCGGAGAGGTTAAGTGGACCGCTTCACGAGCAGATTTAATCTTCGGATCCAACTCTGAGCTTCGCGCACTCGCTGAAGTATATGCAAGTAGCGATGCAGAAGAAAAGTTTGTAAAAGACTTCGTCTCTGCATGGGTGAAAGTGATGGAAGCCGACCGCTTTGACCTGCATTGA
- a CDS encoding toxin-antitoxin system YwqK family antitoxin has product MKLTLLTPVVSLLILIGCGNEPEVKSPSVPEPEPREPRVLNLEEVISRYDNGQVKSVRIYPDSWEKGTFERITYYENGQVESSGHFVNDLSEGICRKYNQDGVKTAEWTEVAGLMEDTLRYWHDNGKLKEVSIYRDGDKYGEERSYDAMGRLVSKGEYKADTMVGVWTFYNGSNYQQYTFVSGRREGSYKEKHVSPEAVIFVEGQYRNDVETGLWTAYDDGGTFYRTFQMANGAKNGEDITYYGDRKTVRVRTNMLNDKQHGKVQYYDNTGALILEEEYQNGVLITQ; this is encoded by the coding sequence ATGAAGCTCACTCTCTTAACCCCGGTCGTCTCTCTGTTAATTCTTATAGGCTGTGGAAATGAACCAGAAGTGAAATCACCCTCGGTTCCAGAACCGGAACCTAGAGAGCCACGTGTCCTCAATCTAGAAGAAGTAATTTCTCGTTACGACAATGGTCAGGTGAAGTCTGTGCGCATCTATCCCGACAGTTGGGAGAAAGGCACTTTTGAACGGATCACCTATTATGAAAATGGACAAGTAGAAAGCTCTGGTCATTTTGTAAACGATTTGTCGGAAGGCATTTGTCGTAAATACAATCAAGACGGTGTAAAAACAGCGGAATGGACGGAAGTGGCGGGACTCATGGAAGACACCCTCAGGTATTGGCACGACAACGGAAAATTGAAAGAGGTTTCCATTTATCGCGATGGGGATAAATACGGTGAAGAACGAAGTTATGATGCCATGGGCAGATTGGTTTCCAAGGGGGAGTACAAAGCTGATACTATGGTTGGCGTATGGACCTTTTACAACGGCTCCAATTACCAGCAGTACACTTTTGTGAGCGGTAGACGCGAAGGGTCATACAAGGAAAAACACGTTTCACCAGAAGCTGTGATCTTCGTAGAAGGTCAATATAGAAATGACGTTGAAACTGGCCTGTGGACCGCTTATGATGATGGCGGTACATTCTACCGTACCTTTCAGATGGCCAATGGCGCAAAGAACGGCGAGGACATAACCTACTATGGCGATAGAAAAACAGTGCGAGTGAGAACCAACATGTTGAATGACAAGCAACATGGGAAAGTACAGTACTATGATAACACGGGTGCTCTAATTCTGGAAGAAGAGTACCAAAATGGTGTTTTGATAACCCAATAA
- a CDS encoding M28 family peptidase, with product MKYTALLFTVALSSGLSAQNITDTAHHEAFIRGVYDRALEGQYAYNWLEELCKDVGPRLAGSEGAENAVRWAKATLDTLGFDTVYLQEVSVPHWERGEESCYFTESKEALSMCGLGGTAPTAREGLTAKVIEIPDVDDLENYSREDIEGKIVFFSAPMRQTYINTGSAYGEAVKKRFIGAVEASQYGALGVVIRSVTTKKDDAPHTGSMTYSGAYRNIPAAALGYLSADRLQRALRENPELEITLKLANTMYDRTTSYNVIAEVRGKTYPREIAIAGGHLDSWDLAEGAQDDGAGAVQSMEAIYLLIQSGYEFKRTHRVVLFMNEEFGLDGARTYAVMADSLNEDHVIGIESDGGGDVPRGFSIQALQSGVEAVKSLRWYLEPYSLNEYSVGYSGADIGQLNNDYNILLGYRADSQRYFDYHHAPTDTFETINARALELGSASMASMLYLLDQYEVRP from the coding sequence ATGAAATACACTGCTCTTCTTTTTACGGTTGCACTTTCTTCGGGATTATCTGCTCAGAATATTACCGATACCGCTCATCACGAAGCTTTTATTCGAGGAGTATACGACAGGGCTTTGGAAGGTCAATACGCCTACAACTGGCTAGAAGAGCTGTGTAAAGATGTGGGTCCTAGATTGGCTGGAAGTGAAGGGGCTGAGAATGCCGTACGCTGGGCAAAAGCCACATTGGATACCTTGGGCTTTGACACCGTTTATCTTCAAGAAGTAAGTGTTCCTCACTGGGAGCGCGGTGAAGAGAGTTGCTATTTTACAGAGAGCAAGGAAGCTTTGTCCATGTGTGGATTGGGCGGAACTGCTCCCACGGCAAGAGAAGGCCTAACTGCTAAGGTTATCGAAATTCCTGATGTTGATGATCTAGAGAACTACTCGAGAGAAGATATTGAAGGGAAAATAGTGTTCTTTAGTGCACCGATGCGACAAACCTATATCAACACAGGTTCGGCCTATGGTGAGGCTGTTAAAAAGCGTTTTATAGGGGCCGTTGAAGCGAGTCAATATGGCGCTTTAGGTGTGGTGATCCGATCAGTAACAACAAAAAAAGACGATGCCCCTCATACGGGTAGCATGACATATTCCGGTGCTTACAGAAACATTCCTGCCGCAGCATTGGGCTACCTCAGCGCCGACCGGTTACAACGTGCGCTTCGAGAGAATCCAGAATTGGAAATCACGTTAAAACTGGCGAATACAATGTATGATAGAACCACTTCTTACAACGTGATTGCCGAAGTAAGAGGAAAAACTTATCCCCGTGAAATAGCCATTGCTGGTGGACATCTTGATTCTTGGGATTTAGCAGAAGGAGCACAAGACGATGGGGCAGGAGCTGTGCAGAGTATGGAAGCGATTTACCTCTTGATTCAATCGGGCTACGAGTTTAAGCGGACGCACCGAGTAGTTTTGTTTATGAACGAGGAATTTGGATTGGACGGCGCTCGAACCTATGCAGTAATGGCCGATAGTTTGAACGAAGATCACGTGATTGGAATAGAAAGCGATGGAGGAGGAGATGTGCCAAGAGGATTCAGCATTCAAGCACTGCAAAGTGGGGTGGAAGCTGTAAAGAGTCTCCGATGGTACCTCGAACCTTACAGCCTCAATGAGTACTCTGTTGGATACAGCGGAGCCGATATTGGTCAGCTCAACAATGATTACAACATCCTACTAGGATACAGAGCGGATAGTCAGCGTTATTTTGACTACCATCACGCGCCTACCGACACCTTTGAAACCATCAATGCACGCGCCCTAGAATTGGGCAGCGCATCCATGGCTTCAATGTTGTATTTATTGGATCAATACGAAGTAAGACCGTAG
- a CDS encoding DUF6265 family protein encodes MNKKRTNYMNRSLLIFGALVGMAACTSEDKNTSLVGCWTRDDGKSIECWEQKGDTLEGHGLQVMHGDTSAFEDLKLYEREGVRVYATRVGQNAEYIEFTETEPWVFVNPEHDFPKRIEYTFGEKNDLLVRVGEGEAAFTWRFVKPE; translated from the coding sequence ATGAACAAGAAACGCACAAATTATATGAATCGTTCACTTCTCATTTTTGGCGCATTGGTAGGAATGGCGGCTTGTACTTCGGAGGATAAGAACACTTCGCTGGTGGGGTGTTGGACTCGCGACGATGGTAAGTCGATTGAGTGTTGGGAACAAAAAGGCGACACTTTAGAAGGCCACGGACTTCAGGTTATGCATGGAGACACGAGTGCTTTTGAAGACTTGAAACTCTACGAGAGAGAAGGTGTTCGCGTATATGCTACCCGTGTGGGACAAAATGCAGAATACATTGAATTTACAGAAACCGAACCTTGGGTTTTTGTAAATCCAGAACACGATTTTCCAAAGCGAATTGAGTACACTTTTGGTGAAAAGAATGACCTCTTGGTTCGCGTTGGTGAAGGGGAAGCGGCCTTTACTTGGCGCTTTGTTAAACCGGAATAA
- a CDS encoding SDR family oxidoreductase, with protein MKDKVIIITGAAMGLGQAAAEYLANQGAKLSLVDYNEEELEATAKSIRDTYGTEVLTVTADVSKEEAVAGYVDKTVEVFGRIDGFYNNAGIEGKQASLVEYDLEVFKKVVDINLMGVYYGMRYVLPVMQKQGFGRIVNVASVGGIRGVINQTPYVATKHAVSGMTKNAAIEYGKDGILTNAIAPGAILTPMVAEAFKQVNPDDPKAAETEYAQRNPTRKLGLPKQVASVVSFLLSEENGYVNGQTLAIDGGESNLYGNS; from the coding sequence ATGAAAGATAAAGTCATTATAATCACAGGAGCAGCGATGGGCTTAGGCCAAGCTGCCGCAGAATATCTAGCGAATCAAGGTGCTAAATTATCGTTGGTAGACTACAACGAGGAAGAGCTTGAAGCCACGGCAAAGTCGATTAGAGACACTTACGGAACGGAAGTGCTCACTGTAACTGCAGATGTTTCAAAGGAAGAAGCGGTTGCGGGTTACGTGGACAAAACCGTAGAGGTTTTTGGTCGAATCGACGGCTTCTACAACAATGCGGGCATTGAAGGTAAACAAGCCTCGTTGGTAGAGTACGATTTAGAGGTCTTCAAGAAGGTGGTGGACATCAATTTGATGGGTGTTTACTACGGCATGCGTTACGTCCTTCCAGTGATGCAAAAACAGGGTTTCGGTAGAATTGTAAACGTGGCCTCTGTGGGAGGTATTCGCGGTGTAATCAACCAAACCCCTTACGTAGCAACCAAGCACGCGGTGAGTGGTATGACCAAAAACGCGGCTATTGAATACGGTAAAGACGGCATCCTTACCAATGCCATTGCACCCGGTGCCATTTTAACTCCAATGGTTGCCGAAGCGTTTAAACAGGTTAACCCCGACGATCCAAAAGCAGCAGAAACGGAATACGCACAGCGCAACCCAACTCGCAAACTTGGATTGCCAAAACAAGTGGCAAGTGTCGTTTCCTTCCTCTTAAGCGAAGAGAATGGCTATGTAAATGGTCAAACACTCGCCATTGATGGGGGTGAATCAAACCTTTACGGTAACTCGTAA
- a CDS encoding response regulator has translation MKPFKLSIVDDHPPIIDGLISVLEDHEDIQILQTANSGESMLSALVGEQPDVIILDYSLGKGGLMNGLETAREIKRRYPEIVILMLTMHDNAEHIVSCVEAGVEGYMLKSESSFDIYAALVELRTRGSYFSPSIASQLVRNIRNLQEDKIVLTERERDVLESLFVGMSTKEIAEKLCISHNTVETHRKNLLSKFEAKNSLHLIYLALEKGMLRLK, from the coding sequence ATGAAGCCATTTAAGCTGAGCATTGTAGACGATCACCCGCCAATCATTGACGGGTTGATTAGCGTTTTGGAAGATCACGAAGACATTCAGATTCTTCAAACCGCTAACAGTGGAGAGTCTATGCTGAGTGCATTGGTCGGTGAACAACCAGACGTTATCATCCTAGACTATTCGCTGGGTAAAGGTGGGTTGATGAACGGGTTAGAAACGGCCCGCGAGATTAAGCGTAGATATCCTGAAATTGTGATCTTGATGCTCACCATGCACGATAATGCAGAGCATATTGTCTCTTGTGTTGAAGCAGGTGTAGAGGGTTATATGTTGAAGAGTGAATCGTCTTTTGATATCTATGCTGCACTTGTAGAACTGCGCACAAGAGGCAGTTATTTTAGTCCGTCTATTGCTTCTCAATTGGTTCGAAATATTCGAAACCTGCAGGAGGACAAGATAGTCCTAACCGAGCGGGAAAGGGACGTTCTCGAATCGCTGTTTGTAGGAATGTCTACCAAAGAGATTGCTGAAAAACTGTGCATCAGTCACAATACGGTTGAAACCCACCGCAAGAATCTCCTCTCTAAATTTGAAGCGAAGAACAGTTTGCACTTGATTTATTTGGCACTCGAGAAAGGCATGCTTCGTTTGAAGTAA
- a CDS encoding sensor histidine kinase, with amino-acid sequence MAPEKNYITFIVVVSTILVLLLVAMVIDVMLLYRNRKKLSERELQLKQSQIDDLLQKHEIDSVNALLKGQNDERKRIAQELHDRLGSLLFTAKLHYSKVQKAVVDLQEKQEKASVEVNKLLDEAVDEVRRISHDLYESSLVKFGFNTALTQLVGVIETSNPLSIHLQLAKIDFSAIQTAEIEWYRIVQELLSNTLKHADATKVTISTVEDSDSISLLYKDDGRGTDLTSTANASGLGMKTIRSRATSIGAELHMKSSKGNGFEVQIILLKDEAI; translated from the coding sequence ATGGCACCCGAAAAAAACTACATAACCTTTATTGTTGTCGTCTCTACCATTTTGGTTCTGTTGCTAGTGGCAATGGTCATTGATGTGATGCTACTTTACAGAAACAGGAAGAAGCTTTCGGAAAGGGAGCTACAACTCAAACAAAGTCAGATTGATGATTTGTTACAGAAACATGAAATTGACAGCGTTAACGCCTTATTGAAGGGACAGAACGATGAAAGAAAACGAATAGCGCAAGAACTGCACGACCGATTGGGAAGCTTGCTATTCACCGCAAAACTCCATTATTCAAAAGTTCAAAAGGCCGTGGTAGACCTTCAAGAGAAGCAAGAAAAGGCTTCCGTTGAGGTAAATAAACTTCTGGATGAAGCGGTGGATGAGGTCAGGAGAATTTCGCATGACCTCTACGAGAGCTCACTGGTCAAATTTGGATTTAATACTGCGCTCACACAACTGGTAGGGGTGATCGAAACGTCTAACCCACTGAGTATTCATCTTCAATTGGCCAAAATCGATTTCAGCGCTATTCAAACCGCAGAAATTGAATGGTATAGAATTGTACAGGAGTTACTGTCCAATACATTGAAACATGCCGATGCAACCAAAGTGACCATTTCCACCGTTGAGGATTCCGACTCTATCTCACTGCTGTACAAAGACGATGGAAGGGGTACCGACTTGACGAGCACGGCAAATGCTAGTGGCTTAGGGATGAAAACCATTCGATCTAGAGCCACAAGTATAGGAGCAGAGCTTCACATGAAATCCTCGAAAGGCAATGGATTTGAAGTACAAATTATTCTCTTGAAAGATGAAGCCATTTAA
- a CDS encoding DUF819 family protein, giving the protein MTDVVSKTPFITNDAVVLGLLLGVLALIFKATTIPSFKTFFKYVPALLLCYFLPSVLNTLGLISPGWIEFDKALEALSGLGYDVSGITKVGQLKEFVAENEIEGGVMKPFIHTSRLYFMASRYLLPASLVLLTISISLKEVVQLGPKALIMFGTATLGVVIGGPIALLVMDSIAPDVVAGNVWRGMTTIAGSWIGGGANQAAMYEVFGTDPVTGQAGLISSKLYGAMITVDVIVAEIWMAFLLLGVGKSKGIDRWLKADSSSVETLKNKMHDFSLSVAKIPTFNDLMLILGIAFGAVGLSHFLADYIAPFMSQFEWASKFSLTSGFFWLIVIATTIGLALSFTKVKNLEGAGASKIGSVFIYILVASIGMKMNILEIADNPGLFFVGLFWMIVHVALLFIVAKIIRAPFFFLAVGSKANIGGAASAPVVAAAFHPSLAPVGVLLAVLGYALGTYGAILCGNLMQLAVGG; this is encoded by the coding sequence ATGACAGACGTAGTTTCTAAAACCCCGTTTATTACAAACGATGCCGTTGTTCTTGGACTCCTTCTGGGTGTCCTTGCCTTGATTTTTAAAGCGACAACCATCCCGAGTTTTAAGACGTTTTTCAAGTACGTTCCCGCTCTTTTACTCTGTTATTTTCTACCCTCTGTTCTCAATACTTTGGGCTTAATTAGTCCGGGGTGGATTGAGTTCGATAAAGCTCTAGAAGCACTGTCAGGTCTGGGATACGATGTGTCTGGAATTACTAAAGTTGGTCAGTTAAAAGAGTTTGTAGCAGAAAACGAAATTGAAGGTGGTGTGATGAAGCCCTTCATTCATACTTCTCGACTTTACTTCATGGCATCGCGCTATTTGTTGCCCGCCAGTTTAGTGCTGCTCACCATCAGCATCAGTCTGAAGGAAGTGGTACAGCTTGGTCCAAAAGCACTCATCATGTTTGGAACGGCTACATTGGGCGTTGTCATTGGTGGTCCCATTGCGCTCTTGGTAATGGACAGCATTGCTCCAGATGTGGTTGCCGGAAATGTGTGGCGAGGAATGACTACAATTGCAGGTTCATGGATTGGTGGTGGTGCCAATCAGGCTGCGATGTACGAGGTGTTTGGCACAGATCCCGTTACGGGTCAAGCTGGATTGATCAGCTCTAAGCTCTATGGCGCCATGATTACGGTTGATGTGATTGTCGCTGAAATATGGATGGCCTTCCTCCTTCTAGGGGTGGGAAAATCAAAGGGAATTGATCGTTGGTTAAAAGCGGATTCAAGCAGTGTTGAAACACTCAAGAATAAGATGCATGACTTCTCGTTGAGCGTTGCTAAAATCCCAACTTTCAACGACTTGATGCTCATTTTGGGCATTGCCTTTGGAGCCGTAGGACTTTCTCATTTCCTCGCAGATTATATCGCTCCTTTTATGAGCCAATTTGAATGGGCTTCGAAGTTTAGCCTTACTTCAGGTTTCTTCTGGCTCATCGTTATTGCGACCACGATTGGATTGGCATTGAGCTTTACCAAAGTGAAAAACCTAGAAGGTGCAGGTGCTTCTAAAATTGGAAGTGTATTCATATACATTCTCGTGGCCAGCATCGGTATGAAGATGAATATTCTTGAAATTGCCGATAACCCAGGATTGTTCTTTGTTGGTCTCTTCTGGATGATTGTTCACGTGGCTTTGCTCTTTATCGTGGCCAAAATTATTCGCGCGCCATTCTTCTTCTTGGCGGTGGGTTCTAAAGCCAATATTGGTGGGGCAGCTTCGGCTCCGGTTGTAGCGGCAGCTTTCCATCCTTCCCTAGCTCCAGTAGGAGTGCTTCTCGCCGTGTTGGGATATGCCCTGGGAACCTATGGTGCTATTCTGTGCGGTAACTTAATGCAACTCGCCGTAGGCGGATAA
- a CDS encoding ribonuclease H-like YkuK family protein, translating into MNASAAILSIDDSILFRTSAGMVVDDLHRYVKAWLAEHPKGRIYIGSDSQVRGTIVKYSTVVCLWDVGHGVWEAYSTVKVPRFKDRFSRLWNEVQRSLEVAELIRDLGDVTVHMDFNSDPKFPSYQLYDAGMGLVKSMGFEAAGKPHSWAATCGANRHCQ; encoded by the coding sequence ATGAACGCATCTGCCGCCATCCTATCCATAGATGATTCTATCCTTTTTCGCACCTCTGCGGGAATGGTTGTAGACGATTTGCATCGATACGTGAAAGCCTGGCTCGCTGAACATCCCAAGGGAAGAATCTACATCGGTAGCGATTCCCAAGTACGAGGAACCATTGTAAAATACAGTACTGTGGTTTGCTTGTGGGATGTAGGCCACGGGGTATGGGAAGCCTATTCTACCGTAAAAGTTCCCCGTTTTAAAGACCGTTTTTCTCGACTGTGGAACGAAGTACAACGCTCACTAGAAGTGGCTGAACTCATTAGAGATTTGGGTGATGTTACCGTTCACATGGATTTCAATTCCGACCCCAAATTTCCCTCATATCAACTCTACGATGCTGGAATGGGACTTGTGAAATCTATGGGATTTGAAGCGGCTGGAAAACCGCATTCATGGGCGGCTACATGTGGTGCGAATCGACATTGTCAGTGA